A section of the Macadamia integrifolia cultivar HAES 741 chromosome 9, SCU_Mint_v3, whole genome shotgun sequence genome encodes:
- the LOC122089767 gene encoding uncharacterized protein LOC122089767: protein MDDFDDPKEGKNVHWSPAMDHCLIETLLQQVQEGNRCPNGFKPVAYTAAVNALNQQFSSCLMRQHIINHLKTLKTTHRKVIELIGRSGIGWNDQAKMLDVSEEQWKDFIFRNPDMDKRLNKKRFELFDEMCEVFGSDHATREWERSRRCSRGTSEERVLVDDPNSPPNTDLFGEGDYMMEDIPSNGRGSQPTLNHIGNSQSNNGVESSTSTSSDRPTNEKKRKRVGSVFVQEIRNMGQNVREMAQALKCAALAFQQTAANTVVDPSVVLAFVQQVEGLSEEEIAVAFDYLSKN, encoded by the exons atggatgattttgatgatccaaAGGAAGGGAAGAACGTGCACTGGTCACCAGCTATGGACCATTgtttgattgaaacattacTTCAACAAGTTCAAGAGGGGAACAGATGCCCGAATGGATTTAAACCCGTTGCATACACTGCGGCTGTGAATGCATTGAACCAACAATTCTCTTCCTGTCTTATGCGCCAACATATCATCAATCACCTCAAAACTCTGAAGACCACGCACAGAAAAGTAATAGAGTTAATTGGTCGAAGTGGAATTGGATGGAATGATCAAGCCAAGATGTTGGATGTCAGTGAAGAGCAATGGAAAGACTTTATATTT AGAAATCCAGACATGGACAAGAGGCTTAATAAGAAGAGATTTGAGTTGTTTGACGAGATGTGTGAGGTATTTGGATCTGATCATGCAACTAGAGAATGGGAGAGATCAAGGAGATGCTCAAGGGGTACTTCTGAGGAGAGAGTACTTGTGGATGATCCCAATTCACCTCCGAACACTGACTTGTTTGGGGAGGGGGATTATATGATGGAAGACATTCCAAGTAATGGGAGAGGATCACAACCTACATTGAATCACATAGGAAATTCTCAATCAAACAATGGAGTAGAGAGTTCAACTTCAACATCATCTGATCGACCAacaaatgagaagaaaaggaagagggttGGAAGCGTATTTGTTCAAGAAATTAGAAATATGGGACAAAATGTTAGAGAGATGGCTCAAGCATTGAAGTGTGCTGCACTTGCATTTCAGCAAACCGCTGCTAATACAGTTGTGGATCCATCAGTTGTATTAGCTTTTGTTCAACAGGTGGAGGGCTTATCTGAAGAAGAAATAGCTGTGGCATTTGATTATCTCTCTAAAAACTAG